The following coding sequences are from one Panicum hallii strain FIL2 chromosome 5, PHallii_v3.1, whole genome shotgun sequence window:
- the LOC112894870 gene encoding uncharacterized protein LOC112894870 — translation MECNRDDAARSKSIAERKFRENDFAGAKRFALKARALFKPLEGIDQMIAALDVHIRAQQKIGGENDWYGILEVSPLADEEAIKKRYKKLAFQTHPDKNTSICAEAAFNLISDAWSVLSDTTKRMVYDRKRHVCGLQNNYKASARNTSNSSTSSVNGFCDRPRKVAPHLSHQVPDTFWTHCGSCFRSIQYSREYVNRLLKCPVCNEVFVAAEVPPPSSPIYPNGPMAMATNNDIGGNTVPGMATPGVHAGISGSNQNGYPAVLKSTTCANRTRYTVQEDAGEANIVTNEAADSREVMQDVRKHAPAVPSVRRANAATRGHEAAKRKRVNGGKQAIGQSASSCPDGDGCKPIPAAKRGPRSTAQTSGAKKRKVSSADLNCESSGTAGRTSFGRVLMQLDVRGILVGSGKLQIREKLQELNNKKANVKNKEKIQNSKKSSTKSVCNTAIDVNKIEMKPSISSVDPKEDDFMKLVSKRVDSEEKQREKCSKQVGLEEKLTSWQWRSREVHIVYTRRNRKAQEKELGNDATCANPATEHHVADKNGCLNQESPDKGSGEMSVPDADFFNFGDHSESSFQNDQVWAMYDEEDGMPRYYALIRKVLSTHPFKARLAYLKANDCNEFGSSNWISYGYSKTCGEFKVGASRGTDQVNIFSHKVKCDKGPGGIIRIFPKKGDIWALYQNWSPDWDEFTPDDTMYKYELVEVTDSYNPAEGISVIPIVKVPGFVSVFKPFHDAKKSWRILKEEMLRFSHQVPFHVLTGEEAPNAPKGCYELDPGSTPQELLQVVQPSGDAK, via the coding sequence ATGGAGTGCAACAGAGATGACGCTGCACGATCAAAGAGTATTGCTGAAAGGAAGTTCAGGGAGAATGATTTTGCAGGTGCCAAGAGGTTTGCCCTGAAAGCAAGGGCTCTTTTTAAGCCTCTTGAGGGAATTGATCAGATGATTGCAGCTTTGGATGTCCACATAAGGGCACAGCAAAAGATTGGAGGGGAGAATGACTGGTATGGGATCTTAGAAGTATCACCCTTGGCTGATGAGGAGGCAATCAAGAAGCGATACAAGAAGTTGGCCTTCCAAACTCATCCTGACAAGAACACCTCTATCTGCGCTGAAGCTGCATTTAACCTCATCTCAGATGCTTGGAGTGTGTTGTCCGATACTACCAAGAGGATGGTATATGACCGTAAGAGGCATGTGTGTGGCCTGCAGAATAACTACAAAGCAAGTGCTCGTAACACTTCCAATTCCTCTACATCAAGTGTAAATGGCTTCTGCGACAGACCTAGAAAGGTGGCACCCCACCTCTCCCACCAAGTGCCAGACACATTCTGGACACACTGCGGTTCATGTTTTAGGAGCATTCAGTACTCCAGGGAATATGTCAACCGGCTTCTGAAGTGTCCAGTTTGTAATGAGGTGTTTGTTGCTGCTGAAGTTCCACCTCCAAGCTCTCCGATTTACCCTAATGGGCCAATGGCAATGGCTACTAATAATGACATTGGTGGCAATACAGTTCCTGGCATGGCAACACCAGGAGTACATGCAGGAATTTCAGGTAGCAACCAGAATGGTTATCCAGCAGTGCTCAAATCTACAACCTGTGCAAATCGTACTCGATATACAGTCCAAGAGGATGCAGGTGAGGCTAATATAGTCACAAATGAAGCAGCAGATTCCAGAGAGGTTATGCAGGATGTAAGGAAACATGCGCCTGCAGTCCCTTCTGTCAGACGAGCAAATGCAGCGACAAGGGGACATGAAGCTGCTAAGAGAAAACGTGTCAATGGTGGCAAGCAAGCAATCGGGCAGTCAGCAAGCTCTTGTCCTGATGGTGATGGATGCAAACCAATCCCCGCAGCAAAAAGAGGGCCTCGCTCCACAGCTCAAACCTCAGGTGCCAAGAAACGTAAAGTGTCTTCTGCTGATCTTAACTGTGAATCCTCTGGTACTGCTGGAAGGACAAGTTTTGGCAGAGTGCTGATGCAGTTAGATGTCCGTGGCATCCTGGTTGGAAGTGGGAAGCTTCAGATTCGGGAGAAATTGCAAGAGTTGAACAACAAGAAAGCCAATGTGAAAAATAAAGAAAAGATCCAGAATAGCAAGAAAAGCAGCACAAAAAGCGTATGCAACACAGCAATTGATGTCAATAAAATTGAGATGAAACCAAGCATCAGTTCAGTTGATCCCAAAGAAGATGATTTCATGAAGCTGGTTAGCAAAAGAGTTGATTCAGAAGAAAAGCAGAGGGAGAAGTGCAGCAAACAGGTTGGCTTAGAAGAAAAGTTGACGTCATGGCAGTGGAGGTCACGTGAAGTACATATAGTTTATACAAGGAGAAACCGCAAGGCACAAGAGAAAGAACTAGGGAATGACGCAACTTGTGCTAATCCAGCAACAGAGCACCATGTGGCTGACAAAAATGGCTGTTTGAACCAGGAATCTCCTGATAAAGGCTCTGGTGAAATGTCTGTTCCTGATGCTGATTTCTTCAACTTCGGTGATCATTCTGAAAGTTCTTTTCAAAATGATCAAGTATGGGCCATgtatgatgaagaagatggTATGCCTCGCTACTATGCTTTGATTAGAAAAGTTCTCTCCACTCACCCTTTTAAAGCTAGACTGGCCTACCTCAAAGCAAATGACTGCAATGAATTTGGATCTTCCAATTGGATCTCATATGGATACTCCAAGACCTGTGGTGAGTTCAAGGTTGGTGCGTCCAGAGGTACTGACCAAGTGAATATATTCTCACATAAGGTCAAGTGTGACAAAGGTCCTGGTGGCATCATCAGAATTTTTCCTAAAAAAGGTGATATCTGGGCTCTGTACCAGAACTGGTCCCCTGACTGGGATGAATTTACACCTGATGATACAATGTACAAGTATGAACTGGTAGAGGTCACTGATAGCTACAACCCAGCTGAAGGCATTTCTGTAATTCCTATTGTGAAAGTTCCTGGGTTTGTGTCGGTGTTTAAGCCCTTTCATGATGCAAAAAAATCCTGGAGGATTCTGAAGGAGGAGATGCTGCGGTTTTCACACCAAGTGCCATTCCATGTCCTTACCGGAGAAGAAGCTCCTAATGCTCCCAAGGGGTGCTATGAACTGGATCCAGGCTCAACTCCACAGGAACTTCTTCAAGTGGTTCAGCCGTCTGGTGATGCTAAATAA